From Streptomyces yatensis, one genomic window encodes:
- a CDS encoding FAD-dependent oxidoreductase — protein sequence MTARQESGPVLVVGAGPVGMTAALALRAAGLPVTVLEAGARDRVRPGSRALFVHRRSLRLLERARPGLGARIAAYGTTWHTRRTLYRGREVFARTFPRAAGDGARADEGRADEGRADGGHGDGISADGVLGDAAAALPAFTSLRQVDTERFLFEACTEAGVEFRFDAEVHGVRSDGDGVTVTAKDGGSWTAGHVIAADGPRSGVREALDIPLEGTRSEGYHVVVDVADPAGGDLPVERVFHYEHPGTGGRTVLRVPFTGGFQIDLQCRADDPPESFGTEKAVRRWLPRLVGEDCAHRVLWVSRYHFLRKVAASFADPSGRVLLAGEAAHLFPPFGARGMNSGIADAVAAAEAVSAACSEPSRGPAAVAGYAAARRSAALHNSEAAGAALDHLRPRPLRRAAQRAAATLAPVVPRCGEWLERAPYGPRGGPARGY from the coding sequence ATGACGGCGCGGCAGGAGAGCGGGCCGGTTCTGGTGGTGGGCGCCGGACCGGTCGGGATGACGGCGGCGCTCGCCCTGCGCGCCGCCGGGCTGCCGGTCACGGTGCTGGAGGCCGGGGCGCGGGACCGGGTGCGGCCGGGAAGCCGCGCGCTGTTCGTCCACCGGCGGTCGCTGCGGCTGCTGGAGCGGGCCCGCCCGGGGCTGGGCGCGCGGATCGCGGCTTACGGGACGACGTGGCACACCCGGCGGACCCTCTACCGCGGCCGTGAGGTGTTCGCGCGCACCTTTCCGCGGGCCGCCGGAGACGGGGCCCGCGCAGACGAGGGCCGCGCAGACGAAGGCCGCGCAGACGGGGGCCACGGAGACGGGATTTCCGCCGACGGGGTTTTGGGAGACGCGGCCGCGGCACTGCCCGCGTTCACCAGCCTGCGTCAGGTGGACACCGAGCGGTTCCTCTTCGAGGCGTGCACGGAGGCGGGCGTGGAGTTCCGCTTCGACGCCGAGGTGCACGGGGTGCGTTCGGACGGCGACGGGGTGACGGTGACCGCGAAGGACGGCGGAAGCTGGACGGCCGGTCATGTGATCGCCGCCGACGGGCCCCGTTCGGGGGTGCGCGAGGCGCTGGACATCCCGCTGGAGGGCACCCGGTCCGAGGGATACCACGTGGTCGTGGACGTGGCGGATCCGGCCGGCGGGGACCTGCCGGTCGAGCGGGTATTCCACTACGAGCACCCGGGCACCGGCGGCCGCACCGTGCTGCGGGTGCCTTTCACCGGGGGCTTCCAGATCGACCTGCAGTGCCGCGCGGACGATCCGCCGGAGTCCTTCGGCACCGAGAAGGCGGTCCGCCGCTGGCTGCCCCGGCTGGTGGGCGAGGACTGCGCCCACCGGGTGCTGTGGGTGTCGCGGTACCACTTCCTGCGCAAGGTGGCCGCGTCGTTCGCCGATCCGTCGGGCCGGGTGCTGCTGGCCGGTGAGGCCGCGCATCTGTTCCCGCCGTTCGGCGCCCGCGGGATGAACAGCGGGATCGCGGACGCCGTCGCCGCTGCCGAGGCGGTGTCGGCGGCATGCTCCGAGCCGTCCCGGGGACCCGCGGCGGTGGCCGGATACGCCGCCGCCCGCCGGAGCGCGGCCCTGCACAACAGCGAGGCCGCCGGGGCGGCCCTGGACCATCTGCGGCCCCGGCCGCTCAGGCGGGCGGCCCAGCGGGCGGCGGCGACTCTGGCCCCGGTGGTCCCCCGCTGCGGGGAGTGGCTGGAACGCGCTCCCTACGGCCCCCGGGGCGGACCGGCGCGCGGCTATTGA
- a CDS encoding aminotransferase class IV, translated as MVAAQNIGHADASDQKQWTLMWREDGGLMPSRAAPEAALLAADSWLVDDGRVRGLDHHRRRFVAACVEASGDSPARIESFWRDAIAALPRTERWFPRVELAGPEPARLFLGIRPAPPRTVNVTVCLTEEFDPRSHPRRKGPDLPLLAHLRERAAARGAQELMLTTPSGLVLEGTTASVLWWEDDVLCLPPPGLPLLAGVTSALIQDRAAELGVRTEYRNRTVQELDGREVWLVNAVHGIRPVTAWLGRPLRAGPALRAASWQTWLDGAADPLVSTNGVHR; from the coding sequence ATGGTCGCTGCACAGAACATCGGTCACGCCGACGCGTCGGACCAGAAGCAGTGGACGCTGATGTGGCGCGAGGACGGCGGGCTGATGCCCTCCCGGGCGGCGCCGGAAGCCGCCCTGCTGGCCGCCGATTCCTGGCTGGTCGACGACGGGCGGGTGCGCGGGCTCGACCACCACCGCCGCCGGTTCGTCGCCGCGTGTGTCGAGGCGTCCGGCGACTCCCCCGCCCGGATCGAGAGCTTCTGGCGCGACGCGATCGCCGCCCTGCCCCGCACCGAGCGCTGGTTCCCACGGGTCGAGCTGGCCGGTCCGGAACCGGCCCGGCTGTTCCTGGGGATACGCCCGGCGCCGCCGCGGACGGTCAATGTGACCGTCTGCCTCACCGAGGAGTTCGATCCGCGGTCGCATCCCCGCCGTAAGGGCCCCGACCTCCCCCTGCTGGCGCATCTGCGCGAGCGGGCCGCCGCCCGGGGCGCGCAGGAGCTGATGCTCACCACCCCCTCCGGGCTGGTGCTGGAGGGGACGACGGCGAGCGTTCTGTGGTGGGAGGACGACGTCCTGTGCCTGCCGCCCCCGGGGCTTCCGCTGCTGGCTGGCGTGACCTCGGCCCTGATCCAGGACCGGGCCGCCGAGCTGGGCGTCCGCACCGAGTACCGCAACCGCACCGTGCAGGAGCTGGACGGCCGTGAGGTGTGGCTGGTCAACGCGGTACACGGAATCCGTCCGGTGACCGCGTGGCTGGGCCGCCCGCTGCGGGCGGGCCCGGCGCTGCGCGCCGCCTCCTGGCAGACCTGGCTCGACGGGGCTGCCGATCCCCTGGTTTCGACGAACGGAGTTCACCGATGA
- a CDS encoding carboxymuconolactone decarboxylase family protein gives MTTTTPARTTARLDLKGLAPEVSAAMGELHRAAVRAARAAGVEPELLELVRIRASQLNGCAFCLDMHTKDARAQGETEQRIHTLTAWRETPFFTERERAALALAEAVTSVQDGQVPDEVYAAAREVFDEPQVAAVIWAAVVINAYNRTAISARMVPGAYQPAPRS, from the coding sequence ATGACGACGACCACCCCGGCCCGCACCACCGCCCGGCTGGATCTGAAGGGCCTCGCCCCCGAGGTCTCCGCCGCGATGGGCGAGCTGCACCGGGCGGCGGTGCGGGCGGCCCGGGCGGCGGGGGTCGAGCCCGAGCTGCTGGAGCTGGTGCGCATCCGCGCCTCGCAGCTCAACGGCTGCGCCTTCTGCCTGGACATGCACACCAAGGACGCCCGCGCCCAGGGCGAGACCGAGCAGCGGATCCACACCCTCACCGCCTGGCGGGAGACCCCGTTCTTCACCGAGCGCGAGCGGGCCGCGCTGGCGCTGGCCGAGGCGGTGACCTCGGTCCAGGACGGCCAGGTGCCGGACGAGGTCTACGCGGCGGCCCGCGAGGTGTTCGACGAACCGCAGGTGGCGGCGGTGATCTGGGCCGCCGTCGTGATCAACGCCTACAACCGCACGGCGATCAGCGCACGGATGGTGCCCGGCGCCTATCAGCCCGCCCCGCGCTCCTGA
- a CDS encoding DUF1876 domain-containing protein translates to MSHTVEWRVHLYLSEDEGRTTARVELDTGAAALTGRGLARCNPDDEDVPVIGDELAAARALSDLGQQLVHAAERDLESVGAPPASRRPRPGYGWIA, encoded by the coding sequence ATGTCGCACACAGTGGAGTGGAGGGTCCATCTCTACCTCTCCGAGGACGAGGGGCGGACCACCGCGCGCGTCGAGCTGGACACCGGGGCCGCGGCGCTCACCGGCCGGGGGCTGGCCCGGTGCAACCCGGACGACGAGGACGTGCCCGTGATCGGCGATGAGCTCGCCGCCGCTCGGGCGCTCAGCGACCTGGGCCAGCAGCTGGTCCACGCCGCCGAGCGGGACCTGGAGAGCGTGGGCGCGCCCCCGGCATCGCGCAGGCCGCGGCCCGGCTACGGCTGGATCGCCTGA
- the pabB gene encoding aminodeoxychorismate synthase component I, whose translation MESLRTLLVDHHDSYTYNLFHLLTEVNGEEPEVLLHDAPECADIDLAAFDNIVLSPGPGHPADPRDFGATARLIERSTIPVLGVCLGYQGIALGAQARVMPAPEPKHGHLSRIKHGGRGLFRGLPQDFTAVRYHSLCVAEPLPLGLQGIAWSEDGVLMGVRHRARPLWGVQFHPESVLTGYGHRMLSNFRDLTVEHANGESVTSTVAPASAEEPRRARTSAEPAAGPSAGEGSPRAPEADPRAELARLDTMASAPAPSPPEGPAYRLHARWLADATDTEAAFTRLYAKAPHAFWLDSSRAESGEARFSFLGDGTGPLAEFVRYDTDTGVCEVERTGRPTVRVEGSVFDYLERELTRRRVTAPGLPFDFTGGYVGYFGYELKADCGSPGRHRSATPDACWLFADRFVAVDHQEGVTYICCLTEDTPDGHREAKDWLDTTVTVLSGVPTLSGPAPRPPALTTTAAAEPWLVRDRERYLASIEACLRELRAGVSYEICLTNAAWLPAPSDSYAFYRALRRFNPAPYAAYLRFGGTDVACASPERFLRITPDGTAEAKPIKGTAPRGQNPEQDARALAALASSPKARAENLMIVDLLRNDLGRVCAPGSVYVPRLMNTETYATVHQLVSTVRGRLRQETSAVDCVRACFPGGSMTGAPKVRTLEIIDSLETEARGVYSGALGYLSCNGAADLNIVIRTAVFTGGRMHIGAGGAIVLDSDPVEEYEEMLLKTAATMRAYEAVEPVPDAESAGEIDDLLVAATTAPPAPAAKEPGR comes from the coding sequence ATGGAATCGCTGAGGACACTCCTCGTCGATCATCACGACTCGTACACGTACAACCTCTTTCATCTGCTGACCGAGGTCAACGGCGAGGAACCGGAGGTGCTTCTCCATGACGCGCCGGAATGCGCGGACATCGATCTGGCCGCGTTCGACAACATCGTGCTCTCCCCAGGCCCCGGGCATCCGGCCGATCCGCGGGACTTCGGCGCCACCGCCCGGCTGATCGAGCGGTCGACCATTCCGGTGCTTGGGGTGTGCCTGGGGTACCAGGGAATCGCGCTCGGCGCCCAGGCGCGGGTGATGCCCGCGCCCGAACCGAAACACGGACATCTGTCCCGGATCAAACACGGCGGGCGCGGGCTGTTCCGCGGTCTGCCACAGGACTTCACGGCCGTTCGCTATCACTCGCTGTGTGTGGCCGAGCCGCTGCCGCTGGGGCTGCAGGGCATCGCCTGGTCCGAGGACGGTGTGCTGATGGGGGTGCGGCACCGGGCCCGTCCGCTGTGGGGCGTGCAGTTCCACCCGGAGTCGGTGCTGACCGGATACGGCCACCGTATGCTCAGCAACTTCCGCGATCTGACCGTCGAGCATGCCAATGGCGAGTCGGTGACCTCGACCGTGGCCCCCGCCTCCGCCGAGGAGCCGCGCCGCGCCCGCACCTCCGCCGAACCGGCCGCGGGGCCTTCCGCCGGGGAGGGCTCCCCGCGGGCACCCGAGGCGGACCCCCGGGCGGAACTGGCGCGGCTCGACACCATGGCGAGCGCCCCGGCGCCGTCGCCCCCGGAAGGCCCCGCCTACCGGCTGCACGCCCGGTGGCTGGCCGATGCCACCGACACCGAGGCGGCCTTCACCCGGCTGTACGCGAAGGCGCCGCACGCGTTCTGGCTCGACAGTTCGCGCGCCGAGTCCGGCGAGGCGCGCTTCTCCTTCCTCGGGGACGGCACCGGTCCGCTCGCCGAGTTCGTCCGCTACGACACCGATACGGGCGTCTGCGAGGTCGAGCGGACGGGACGGCCCACCGTCCGGGTCGAGGGCAGCGTCTTCGACTACCTCGAACGGGAACTGACCCGCCGCCGGGTGACCGCCCCCGGTCTCCCCTTCGACTTCACCGGCGGCTATGTGGGCTACTTCGGCTACGAGCTCAAGGCCGACTGCGGCTCCCCGGGCCGCCACCGGTCCGCCACCCCGGACGCCTGCTGGCTCTTCGCCGACCGGTTCGTCGCGGTCGACCACCAGGAGGGCGTCACCTACATCTGCTGCCTCACCGAGGACACCCCCGACGGCCACCGGGAGGCGAAGGACTGGCTGGACACCACCGTGACCGTGCTCAGCGGGGTGCCGACGCTCAGCGGCCCCGCCCCGCGGCCGCCCGCCCTCACCACCACGGCCGCAGCGGAGCCCTGGCTGGTGCGGGACCGGGAGCGGTACCTGGCCTCGATCGAGGCGTGTCTGCGGGAGCTGCGCGCCGGGGTGAGCTATGAGATCTGCCTGACCAACGCCGCCTGGCTGCCCGCCCCGAGCGACAGCTACGCCTTCTACCGGGCCCTGCGGCGGTTCAACCCGGCGCCGTACGCCGCCTATCTGCGGTTCGGCGGCACCGATGTGGCCTGCGCCTCCCCCGAGCGGTTTCTGCGCATCACCCCCGACGGCACCGCCGAGGCCAAGCCGATCAAGGGCACCGCGCCGCGTGGCCAGAACCCGGAGCAGGACGCGCGGGCGCTCGCCGCCCTCGCCTCCAGCCCCAAGGCCCGCGCCGAGAACCTGATGATCGTGGACCTGCTCCGCAACGATCTGGGGCGGGTGTGCGCACCGGGCAGCGTGTATGTGCCGCGGCTGATGAACACCGAGACCTATGCCACCGTCCACCAGCTGGTCTCCACCGTGCGCGGCCGGCTGCGCCAGGAGACGAGCGCCGTCGACTGCGTCCGGGCCTGCTTCCCCGGCGGCTCCATGACCGGCGCCCCCAAGGTGCGCACGCTGGAGATCATCGACTCGCTGGAGACCGAGGCCCGCGGTGTCTACTCCGGGGCGCTCGGCTACCTCAGCTGCAACGGCGCAGCCGACCTCAACATCGTCATCCGCACGGCCGTGTTCACCGGCGGCCGGATGCACATCGGCGCGGGCGGTGCCATCGTGCTCGATTCCGATCCGGTCGAGGAGTACGAGGAAATGCTGCTGAAGACCGCTGCCACCATGCGTGCCTACGAGGCCGTGGAGCCCGTGCCCGACGCGGAGTCCGCCGGGGAGATCGACGACCTGCTGGTGGCCGCCACCACGGCGCCACCGGCCCCCGCGGCGAAGGAGCCCGGCCGGTGA
- a CDS encoding AMP-binding protein yields MSSPPLPTGPTVSANVAAHLAALADRRGWSGRAAFFEGHRAWTHGEVHDRAERAATVLAGRGVAAGDRVLLALPDGIMWVITFLAAARLGATAVLVNPALTADDHRFMTEDARAVLAVSGPDLQDHFDGVRWLGADQLSALTGPPATLGTAAPAPAAEPVTAATPLYLQYTSGTTGRPKAVTHRHGDVAAYHDLVGQEVLDIGPADVSFSVSKLFYAYGFGNAFAFPLFSGSAAVLTADRPGPALIDDLVARYRVTLLYSVPSSYAALVDERGSGHTACFASVRAAVSAGEGLPPALGERVGELLGAPVLEQIGSTEAGHAFCANTVWDNTPGTLGRPVPRFELELRDHEGAVVADGTDGTAEGELWVRGPTVATGRPGDGGWLATRDRARRERDGTYRHLGRVDDLEMVGGITVSPLEVEEVLRQHPAVREAAVAAVPDERGATRLRAYVVPAADPGGRAADEETLTADLIALARRRLAAYKAPRTVRLVASLPRTPTGKLRRHIVRTGRW; encoded by the coding sequence GTGTCCTCCCCGCCCCTGCCCACCGGCCCCACGGTCTCCGCCAATGTGGCCGCGCATCTCGCGGCGCTCGCGGACCGCCGCGGCTGGTCCGGCCGGGCCGCCTTCTTCGAGGGCCACCGGGCCTGGACCCACGGCGAGGTCCACGACCGCGCCGAGCGCGCCGCCACCGTGCTGGCGGGCCGGGGCGTGGCGGCCGGTGACCGGGTGCTGCTCGCGTTACCCGACGGCATCATGTGGGTGATCACGTTCCTGGCCGCCGCCCGGCTGGGCGCGACGGCGGTGCTGGTCAATCCCGCGCTCACCGCCGACGACCACCGCTTCATGACCGAGGACGCACGCGCCGTGCTGGCCGTCTCCGGCCCCGATCTCCAGGACCACTTCGACGGCGTCCGCTGGCTCGGCGCCGACCAGCTGTCGGCCCTGACCGGCCCGCCCGCCACCCTGGGCACGGCGGCTCCGGCCCCGGCGGCGGAGCCGGTGACGGCGGCCACCCCGCTGTACCTCCAGTACACCTCCGGAACCACCGGCCGCCCCAAGGCGGTGACCCACCGCCATGGCGATGTGGCCGCGTATCACGATCTGGTCGGGCAGGAGGTGCTCGACATCGGCCCGGCGGACGTGTCGTTCTCGGTGTCCAAGCTGTTCTACGCCTACGGCTTCGGGAACGCCTTCGCCTTCCCCCTCTTCTCCGGCTCGGCCGCGGTGCTGACCGCGGACCGCCCCGGACCGGCCCTCATCGACGACCTCGTGGCCCGGTACCGGGTGACCCTGCTGTACTCGGTGCCGTCCTCGTACGCCGCGCTGGTGGACGAGCGCGGCAGCGGCCATACGGCCTGCTTCGCCTCCGTCCGCGCGGCGGTCAGCGCGGGCGAGGGGCTGCCGCCCGCCCTCGGCGAGCGGGTCGGTGAGCTGCTCGGCGCGCCGGTGCTGGAGCAGATCGGCTCCACCGAGGCGGGCCACGCCTTCTGCGCCAACACGGTGTGGGACAACACGCCCGGCACCCTCGGACGTCCGGTGCCCCGCTTCGAGCTGGAGTTACGGGACCACGAGGGCGCCGTCGTGGCGGACGGGACCGACGGCACCGCCGAGGGCGAGCTGTGGGTGCGGGGCCCGACGGTGGCCACCGGCCGCCCGGGGGACGGCGGCTGGCTCGCCACCCGGGACCGGGCCCGGCGCGAGCGCGACGGGACCTATCGCCATCTGGGCCGGGTCGACGACCTGGAGATGGTCGGCGGGATCACCGTGTCGCCGCTGGAGGTCGAGGAGGTGCTGCGGCAGCACCCGGCGGTGCGGGAAGCGGCGGTGGCGGCCGTCCCCGACGAGCGGGGCGCGACCCGGCTGCGCGCCTATGTCGTACCGGCGGCCGACCCGGGTGGCCGGGCGGCCGACGAGGAGACGCTGACGGCCGATCTGATCGCGCTGGCCCGGCGGCGGCTCGCGGCCTACAAGGCGCCGCGCACCGTGCGCCTGGTGGCCTCGCTGCCGCGCACCCCGACGGGAAAACTGCGGCGCCACATCGTCCGCACGGGCCGCTGGTGA
- a CDS encoding cellulase-like family protein: protein MTLSPHLPDKLTISLWDFSWYTRTGPGEPFADLDRAFEEAVARGYNTVRICAMPFLLFGSRLDTGKLRLSGLGGAYGQRMRWYDVGGGGEIDGRAWLRELFEAALRHDCFVILSSWEYQQSPSFGEDRAWFDALMAVDPERRAEALADALADLIDFLVIHGLDDRIAFTELHNEVQGSRLTEGLDGQDKVVALRPRLERGIARFKERHPNRPVTVNYAKVPVGSLRGVPREVDVAVFHPYVYGVLDELLTTFAIRDRGRPFAQEPVRRELLRPGAPDLADWAPPPGDLWRLEATTVGPREIYVHDWCDPDRWDAWLYDRYAMHRLAMEQRLVTWIEAAADWAAGSGVPLVFGEGWIGYTPLHGTFEEGPVGAAFCRRAVEESARVGAWGAVVCSNAAPQHPMWQDIALQRECNAVLRG, encoded by the coding sequence GTGACGCTGTCGCCGCATCTGCCGGACAAACTGACCATCTCGCTGTGGGACTTCAGCTGGTACACCCGCACCGGCCCGGGCGAGCCCTTCGCCGACCTCGACCGCGCCTTCGAGGAGGCCGTGGCGCGCGGTTACAACACCGTACGCATTTGCGCCATGCCGTTCCTGCTCTTCGGCTCCCGGCTCGACACCGGCAAGCTGCGGCTGTCGGGGCTGGGCGGCGCCTACGGGCAGCGGATGCGCTGGTACGACGTGGGCGGCGGGGGCGAGATCGACGGACGGGCCTGGCTGCGCGAGCTGTTCGAGGCGGCCCTGCGCCACGACTGCTTCGTCATCCTCTCCAGCTGGGAGTACCAGCAGAGCCCGTCGTTCGGCGAGGACCGCGCCTGGTTCGACGCGCTGATGGCCGTCGATCCCGAGCGGCGCGCCGAGGCGCTCGCGGACGCGCTGGCCGATCTGATCGACTTCCTGGTGATCCACGGTCTGGACGACCGGATCGCCTTCACCGAGCTGCACAACGAGGTCCAGGGCAGCCGGCTCACCGAGGGGCTGGACGGCCAGGACAAGGTCGTCGCCCTGCGGCCACGGCTGGAGCGGGGCATCGCGCGCTTCAAGGAGCGCCACCCCAACCGGCCCGTCACGGTCAACTACGCCAAGGTGCCGGTCGGTTCGCTGCGCGGGGTCCCCCGCGAGGTGGATGTGGCCGTCTTCCACCCCTATGTCTACGGGGTGCTGGACGAGCTCCTGACCACCTTCGCCATCCGCGACCGCGGCCGCCCCTTCGCCCAGGAGCCGGTCCGCCGGGAGCTGCTGCGCCCCGGCGCCCCCGATCTGGCCGACTGGGCTCCGCCGCCCGGCGATCTGTGGCGGCTGGAGGCCACCACGGTCGGCCCCCGGGAAATCTACGTCCACGACTGGTGCGACCCCGACCGCTGGGACGCCTGGCTGTACGACCGCTATGCCATGCACCGTCTGGCGATGGAGCAGCGCCTGGTCACCTGGATCGAGGCGGCCGCGGACTGGGCGGCCGGGAGCGGGGTCCCGCTGGTCTTCGGCGAGGGCTGGATCGGCTACACCCCGCTGCACGGGACCTTCGAGGAGGGCCCGGTGGGGGCCGCGTTCTGCCGCCGCGCCGTCGAGGAGTCGGCACGGGTGGGGGCGTGGGGCGCGGTGGTGTGCTCCAACGCGGCGCCGCAGCACCCGATGTGGCAGGACATCGCGCTGCAGCGGGAGTGCAACGCGGTGCTGCGCGGCTGA
- a CDS encoding class I adenylate-forming enzyme family protein — protein sequence MLQRLLPERGFYLGLMFQDAAARHGRVRVTLDRPLDVAPDAGTDLGYTELADLVDDLAARLWSAGVRPSEHVAILKGDNVDIVLLTCAVSRIGAVPALLSPSLDGHVAAVLLDRLHAPWLITDRATLESTLSTVDTTLARGVLTVDEAPGNTIALAALAGVPRRPAIRLHPGEPSLITHSSGTTGIPKLAVHCPHTMWNRLVPQQALGRATRREPAALHMSFVHSRFYHLLGVLLHFGSPLLLLVDPDPAHAGPLLAAHRPGIVETHPNTYVLWEDLADAPDGPLANVRAYGSTFDAIHPRTVRRLLAASRRRDPRLMQLYGQSETGPIAFCWYTRRGADRVQARRVGTGIPGFTRIRVVDERGRTCPPGATGAIEARTRGRILTYLGAPESYARQVDRGWWRMGDMGYRDRWGALYLLDREVDQISAVDSNLEVEDELLSRIADLREVVIVHGPQRQPVPVVCTRGDQPLDPARWREATGDLPALAEPVQCRFEDLPRTGTWKIKRLEIARLLAAGELPTLSTAPVGG from the coding sequence ATGTTGCAGCGGCTGCTCCCCGAGCGCGGGTTCTATCTGGGGCTGATGTTCCAGGACGCGGCGGCCCGCCACGGCAGGGTCAGGGTGACCCTGGACCGGCCACTGGACGTCGCCCCCGACGCCGGTACCGACCTCGGCTACACCGAACTGGCCGATCTGGTCGACGACCTGGCCGCCCGGCTGTGGTCGGCGGGGGTCCGCCCGAGTGAGCATGTGGCGATCCTCAAGGGCGACAACGTCGACATCGTGCTGCTGACCTGTGCGGTCTCCCGGATCGGCGCGGTCCCGGCGCTGCTGTCGCCCTCGCTGGACGGACACGTGGCCGCGGTGCTGCTGGACCGGCTGCACGCGCCCTGGCTGATCACCGACCGGGCGACGCTGGAGTCCACGCTCAGCACGGTGGACACCACCCTGGCCCGGGGTGTGCTGACGGTGGACGAGGCGCCCGGGAACACCATCGCGCTGGCCGCGCTCGCCGGGGTGCCGCGCCGCCCGGCCATCCGGCTCCATCCCGGGGAGCCCTCGCTGATCACCCACAGCTCGGGGACCACCGGCATCCCGAAGCTGGCCGTGCACTGCCCGCACACCATGTGGAACCGGCTGGTGCCCCAGCAGGCACTGGGCCGGGCCACCCGCCGTGAACCGGCCGCGCTCCACATGTCGTTCGTCCACTCCCGCTTCTACCATCTGCTGGGTGTGCTGCTGCACTTCGGCAGCCCGCTGCTGCTGCTCGTCGACCCCGACCCGGCCCACGCCGGCCCGCTGCTGGCGGCACACCGCCCCGGCATCGTCGAAACGCATCCCAACACCTATGTGCTGTGGGAGGACCTGGCCGACGCACCGGACGGGCCGCTGGCCAACGTCCGCGCGTACGGCTCCACCTTCGACGCCATCCACCCCCGTACGGTGCGGCGGCTGCTCGCCGCCTCCCGGCGCCGCGACCCCCGGCTGATGCAGTTGTACGGGCAGAGCGAGACCGGGCCCATCGCGTTTTGCTGGTACACCCGGCGGGGCGCGGACCGGGTGCAGGCGCGGCGGGTGGGCACCGGCATCCCCGGCTTCACCCGGATCCGGGTGGTGGACGAGCGGGGCCGCACCTGTCCGCCGGGGGCGACGGGGGCCATCGAGGCCCGTACTCGCGGCCGGATCCTCACCTACCTCGGCGCGCCGGAGAGTTACGCCCGGCAGGTGGACCGGGGCTGGTGGCGGATGGGCGACATGGGCTACCGCGACCGCTGGGGCGCGCTGTATCTGCTGGACCGCGAGGTGGACCAGATCTCCGCCGTGGACAGCAATCTGGAGGTGGAGGACGAGCTGCTGTCGCGGATCGCCGACCTCCGTGAGGTGGTCATCGTCCACGGTCCGCAGCGGCAGCCGGTGCCGGTGGTGTGCACCCGGGGGGACCAGCCGCTGGACCCCGCCCGCTGGCGGGAGGCGACCGGGGATCTTCCGGCGCTGGCCGAGCCGGTGCAGTGCCGCTTCGAGGATCTGCCGCGCACCGGCACCTGGAAGATCAAGCGGCTGGAGATCGCCCGGCTGCTCGCCGCGGGTGAGCTGCCCACCCTGTCCACCGCCCCGGTCGGTGGCTGA
- a CDS encoding Rv1733c family protein: MNTHGPRRVFGPRPPLPGRPARGPNPLRRRTDRIQTWCTVLFALILAVGLPAAAISAGYAAHASQMRVVAAETSTRHQITARLAEAPPRPDHTDVREPRQARVRWVADDGERHTGTATVSGGGSGGEVRVWVNREGALAQAPSSPATARTMGWFTGCVTAAAVAAVACTGRSRARRALDRRRYARWEAEWKEVEPAWSGRNRR, encoded by the coding sequence ATGAACACCCACGGACCGCGACGCGTCTTCGGGCCGCGTCCGCCCCTGCCCGGGCGTCCGGCCAGGGGTCCCAATCCGCTGCGCCGCCGCACGGACCGGATCCAGACCTGGTGCACCGTGCTGTTCGCGCTGATCCTCGCGGTCGGGCTGCCGGCCGCCGCGATCAGCGCGGGGTACGCGGCGCACGCCTCCCAGATGCGCGTCGTGGCCGCCGAGACCTCGACGCGGCACCAGATCACCGCACGGCTCGCCGAGGCCCCGCCCCGGCCGGACCACACCGATGTGCGGGAGCCGCGGCAGGCCCGGGTGCGCTGGGTCGCCGACGACGGTGAGCGCCATACGGGCACCGCCACGGTGTCGGGCGGCGGCTCGGGCGGCGAGGTACGGGTCTGGGTGAACCGCGAGGGCGCCCTGGCGCAGGCGCCCTCCTCCCCGGCGACCGCGCGGACCATGGGCTGGTTCACCGGCTGTGTCACCGCCGCGGCGGTGGCCGCGGTCGCGTGCACGGGGCGGTCCCGGGCCCGGCGGGCCCTGGACCGCAGGCGGTACGCGCGATGGGAGGCAGAGTGGAAGGAGGTGGAACCCGCGTGGTCCGGCAGGAACCGCCGCTGA